Proteins from one Cicer arietinum cultivar CDC Frontier isolate Library 1 chromosome 3, Cicar.CDCFrontier_v2.0, whole genome shotgun sequence genomic window:
- the LOC105853048 gene encoding uncharacterized protein, with the protein MATHNKILETQITQVAQQVVSSSISPGVFPGKPEPNPKGKLNDVTLRSEKQLEEPKGSDVEVNVRDGNQRTQPSKIFSNKIKLDDNEKVALTEECSAIIQNKFPPKLKDPKSFYIPCVIGDMSFERALCDLGASVSLMPLSVYKKFDVGELKPTNISLQLDDRSIKYPVGILEDVPIKVGQLFIPADFLVLEMEEDPPSPNSSWETFSSHNRSCY; encoded by the exons ATGGCCACACACAATAAAATATTGGAAACACAAATCACCCAAGTGGCTCAACAAGTTGTTTCATCCTCTATATCTCCCGGTGTATTCCCAGGGAAGCCTGAACCTAACCCAAAGGGAAAATTAAATGATGTCACCTTAAGAAGCGAAAAACAATTAGAGGAACCCAAGGGTAGTGATGTGGAAGTGAATGTTAGGGATGGGAATCAAAGAACCCAACCATCAA aaattttttcaaacaaaataaaacttgaCGATAATGAGAAAGTTGCTTTAACTGAGGAATGTAGTGccataattcaaaataaatttcctCCCAAACTTAAAGACCCTAAAAGTTTTTATATTCCTTGTGTTATTGGTGATATGAGTTTTGAACGTGCTttatgtgatcttggggctagtgtaagccTCATGCCTTTGTCAGTTTATAAGAAGTTTGATGTGGGTGAGTTAAAGCCCACAAATATTTCCTTACAACTAGATGATCGATCTATCAAGTATCCGGTGGGAATATTAGAGGATGTTCCTATCAAAGTAGGACAATTGTTTATACCAGCTGATTTTTTGGTGTTGGAAATGGAAGAGGACCCCCCAAGTCCCAATTCTTCTTGGGAGACCTTTTCTAGCCACAATAGGAGCTGTTATTGA